From the Manihot esculenta cultivar AM560-2 chromosome 3, M.esculenta_v8, whole genome shotgun sequence genome, one window contains:
- the LOC110611691 gene encoding probable aquaporin NIP7-1, whose protein sequence is MQVLAEMMGTFVLMFCVCGIIGNTQITRGQVGLLEYASTAGLTVIILVFSLGPISGAHVNPAVTIAFAAFGHFSWSRVPLYVLAQIVGSILATYVGKCIYGIKPELMATRPLRDCNSAFWVEFIATFIIMFLSASLTFQKSIMHLSGFVVGLAIGLAVLITGPLSGGSLNPARSLGPAIISWNFKDIWVYITAPVIGSLAGALMFHALRVQRRPCNSTDSSSNADLLGHSIAFRS, encoded by the exons ATGCAGGTCTTAGCAGAAATGATGGGGACCTTTGTGTTAATGTTTTGTGTATGTGGGATCATAGGAAACACACAGATAACTCGAGGCCAAGTGGGTCTTTTGGAATACGCATCCACAGCAGGATTAACAGTCATCATCTTGGTTTTCTCCCTAGGCCCTATCTCTGGTGCTCATGTCAACCCTGCTGTCACAATTGCTTTTGCAGCATTTGGCCATTTTTCATGGTCCAGG GTTCCCCTTTATGTATTGGCTCAAATTGTAGGATCAATATTGGCAACGTACGTTGGAAAATGTATCTATGGCATAAAACCAGAACTTATGGCCACCAGACCACTCCGTGACTGCAACTCAGCCTTCTGGGTTGAGTTCATCGCTACTTTCATCATCATGTTCCTTTCTGCTTCATTGACATTCCAAAAATCA ATAATGCATTTGTCTGGTTTTGTTGTTGGACTTGCCATTGGACTTGCAGTCCTTATCACAGG GCCTCTTTCAGGAGGGTCATTAAATCCTGCAAGGTCTTTAGGGCCTGCAATTATATCATGGAATTTTAAGGACATATGGGTCTATATTACTGCACCAGTCATCGGGTCTTTAGCCGGAGCTCTCATGTTTCATGCTCTACGTGTTCAACGCCGGCCATGTAATTCCACTGATTCCTCTTCCAATGCGGATCTACTTGGTCACTCCATAGCTTTTAGGAGTTAG
- the LOC110610682 gene encoding probable aspartic proteinase GIP2: MASSLQFILLSLLIFFSVSNAQSSSSNSKPKTLVLPIYKDASTLQYLTRLNLGTPSLQTNLVVDIGGKHLWIDCSTGYQSSTYRPGHCGSASCSVAKADCVSLCPRPASPGCNNNTCRVLAKNSIFGGYLISEVAIDTISLRATDGSKAGSQVSIPNFIFACAESFDLINLASGAKGMLGLAKERVSMPTQLSSAFGGSFRRKFAICLPSNSKANGVLFFGDSPYLFHPRYNTSKAIDVSSEFRYTKLHVNYETTASPRLQGAQLPEYFVKITSILVNQKPIPINSTLLEFHKTGVGGSRITTVQPYTTLETSIYKSLAKAFDEQMLVTTGNRTVRKVGAVEPFKDCYLKQDLGMSLLGIRVPDINLVFENLDVNWAIFGANSMVEVSNDVVCLGFVDRGPDTISTSTSIDIGAHQLQDNLLQFDLAASRLAFTSTLHLQDVECSNFKF, from the coding sequence ATGGCTTCTTCACTTCAGTTTATTCTCTTGTCTCTCCTTATTTTCTTCTCTGTCTCCAATGCACAAAGTTCTTCCTCTAACTCAAAACCCAAAACACTAGTCCTTCCCATTTACAAAGATGCCTCCACCCTCCAATATCTCACCCGTCTCAACTTGGGAACCCCTTCCCTTCAAACTAACTTAGTTGTCGACATTGGAGGCAAGCATTTATGGATAGATTGCTCAACTGGGTATCAGTCATCCACTTACAGACCAGGACATTGTGGCTCTGCCTCTTGTTCCGTGGCTAAAGCTGATTGCGTTAGCTTATGCCCCCGTCCTGCTAGTCCTGGTTGCAACAACAATACTTGCAGAGTCTTGGCCAAAAACAGTATTTTTGGAGGATATCTGATATCTGAGGTTGCCATTGATACAATCTCTCTCCGAGCCACAGATGGCTCCAAGGCCGGTTCACAGGTTTCAATTCCCAATTTTATCTTCGCTTGTGCGGAGTCCTTCGACCTAATAAATCTTGCTAGTGGCGCAAAGGGTATGCTTGGCCTAGCAAAGGAAAGAGTTTCAATGCCCACGCAGCTTTCATCTGCATTTGGTGGAAGTTTTCGTCGAAAGTTTGCTATATGCTTGCCTTCCAATTCTAAAGCCAATGGTGTTTTGTTCTTCGGAGACTCTCCTTATTTATTCCATCCACGTTACAACACATCCAAGGCCATCGACGTATCATCAGAATTTAGGTACACCAAACTTCATGTCAATTACGAAACCACAGCATCACCAAGGTTGCAAGGAGCACAGTTGCCAGAGTACTTTGTGAAGATCACATCTATTCTGGTAAACCAAAAGCCAATTCCAATAAACTCCACATTGCTTGAATTCCACAAGACAGGAGTCGGTGGTTCAAGAATAACTACAGTGCAACCTTATACCACTCTTGAGACTTCCATCTACAAGTCACTTGCTAAGGCGTTTGATGAGCAGATGTTGGTTACTACTGGAAACAGGACAGTGAGAAAGGTGGGAGCTGTGGAACCATTTAAAGATTGTTATCTTAAACAAGACTTGGGTATGTCATTGCTTGGGATTAGAGTTCCTGACATTAATTTAGTGTTTGAAAATTTGGATGTGAACTGGGCAATCTTTGGAGCTAATTCAATGGTGGAGGTAAGCAATGATGTGGTGTGTTTAGGGTTTGTGGATAGAGGTCCAGACACCATATCGACATCAACATCAATAGATATTGGAGCACACCAATTGCAAGACAACCTTCTTCAGTTTGATCTTGCAGCTTCAAGGCTTGCATTTACTTCCACACTTCACTTACAAGATGTTGAGTGCTCCaacttcaaattttaa
- the LOC122723224 gene encoding probable aspartic proteinase GIP2, with the protein MGTPLAKKSFVVDLGGPNFWMDCDYGKYISSSFKRSQCGSAPCSVAKATCGGGCLPGHHRPACNIETCHVLIHNKLTGGESDVGVISLDKISLQSTQGSKAGPSVAISDFIFACAYDRGVGNLARGANGMVGLGRDQIALPTQLSSAVGGSLRRNFAICLPSTSKSNGVIFFGDSPYVFYPGYNKSKAIDVSSRFQHTQLYINTGFTGSSVVVRGPPSSEYFINVTSIMVNKKPIHVNLTLLEFKKTGKGGTKISTVEPYSKLETTIHKALVKAFDEEIAAWNASKVAPVAPFTDCYTVGNMGMTVLGIGVPDIAFVLEGNKNLYWEMYGANSMVEVSRDVICLPFLDAGDETGIRTSIVMGAHQLQDNLLQFDIASNRLSFTSTLLLEEVECSNFKF; encoded by the coding sequence ATGGGAACCCCTTTAGCCAAGAAAAGCTTTGTGGTGGATCTAGGAGGTCCAAATTTTTGGATGGATTGTGACTATGGAAAATATATATCATCCTCATTCAAGCGGAGTCAATGTGGTTCAGCACCATGTTCAGTGGCTAAAGCTACATGTGGTGGTGGATGCTTACCTGGTCATCACAGACCAGCATGCAACATTGAAACTTGTCATGTCCTTATTCATAACAAACTCACAGGGGGTGAATCTGATGTTGGAGTTATTTCCTTGGACAAAATTTCCCTTCAATCCACCCAGGGATCAAAGGCTGGTCCTTCTGTTGCAATTTCTGATTTTATCTTCGCTTGTGCTTATGATCGAGGCGTAGGCAATCTTGCTAGAGGTGCAAATGGAATGGTTGGCCTGGGGAGGGACCAAATTGCGCTACCAACACAACTTTCTTCAGCAGTCGGTGGAAGCCTTCGAAGAAATTTCGCCATTTGCTTGCCTTCCACTTCCAAATCCAATGGTGTCATTTTCTTTGGTGACTCGCCTTATGTATTTTATCCAGGTTACAATAAATCAAAGGCGATTGATGTCTCATCAAGATTCCAACACACACAGCTCTACATCAATACTGGATTCACAGGGTCATCCGTCGTGGTCCGAGGACCTCCGTCGTCGGAATACTTCATCAACGTCACATCCATCATGGTAAATAAAAAACCCATTCATGTAAATTTAACATTGCTCGAATTCAAGAAGACGGGGAAGGGCGGAACAAAAATATCAACAGTCGAACCATACAGCAAGCTGGAAACCACTATCCATAAGGCTCTAGTTAAGGCGTTTGATGAGGAGATTGCAGCTTGGAATGCGAGTAAGGTAGCTCCAGTGGCACCCTTCACAGATTGCTATACCGTAGGAAACATGGGCATGACAGTTCTTGGAATTGGTGTCCCAGACATTGCATTTGTGTTGGAGGGCAACAAGAATTTATACTGGGAAATGTATGGAGCAAATTCCATGGTGGAGGTGAGTAGAGATGTAATCTGTTTACCGTTTCTGGATGCAGGTGATGAGACTGGAATAAGGACATCTATAGTGATGGGAGCACACCAGTTGCAGGATAATCTTTTACAGTTTGACATAGCTTCTAATAGGTTGTCTTTTACTTCGACACTTCTCTTGGAAGAAGTCGAATGCTCCAACTTCAAATTCTAA
- the LOC110611692 gene encoding secreted RxLR effector protein 161, with protein sequence MSSCNPCHIPMDPRKKLSKNDDEPFVDATEYRRIIESLRYLVNTRPDLTYSVGIVSRYMETPTVSHMNAVKQILRYVKGTVGMGIEYKKNQNSVELVGYSDSDLAGDTEDRKSTTGILFFLGESPITWVSQKQRVVALSSCEAEYIAATGAKNPVYHERSKHINIRFHFIRECVQNGSVQLEYTKTEVQLADVLTKPLARQRFFELRDKIGVKQV encoded by the exons ATGTCTAGCTGCAATCCCTGTCACATTCCAATGGATCCGAGGAAAAAGTTAAGCAAGAATGATGATGAACCATTTGTAGATGCAACAGAGTACAGACGTATCATCGAAAGTTTGAGGTATTTAGTTAATACCCGTCCTGATTTAACTTATTCTGTGGGTATAGTAAGTCGTTATATGGAAACTCCTACAGTATCACACATGAATGCAGTTAAACAAATACTTAGATATGTGAAAGGTACTGTTGGAATGGGGATTGAGTATAAGAAAAATCAGAattctgttgagttggttggcTATAGTGATAGCGACCTTGCAGGTGACACTGAAGATCGTAAAAGCACGACAGGAATCTTGTTTTTCCTTGGTGAAAGTCCTATCACTTGGGTATCACAGAAACAAAGAGTTGTTGCCCTGTCTTCATGTGAAGCTGAATACATTGCAGCAACCGGGG CCAAGAATCCGGTTTATCATGAACGAAGCAAACACATTAACATCAGGTTCCACTTCATACGAGAATGTGTTCAAAATGGTAGTGTTCAACTTGAGTATACTAAAACAGAAGTGCAGCTGGCTGATGTTTTGACGAAACCACTTGCACGGCAACGGTTCTTCGAACTCAGAGACAAGATTGGTGTAAAACAAGTTTGA